A single genomic interval of Anaerobacillus sp. CMMVII harbors:
- a CDS encoding ABC transporter permease, with the protein MSNFLILFGGELQRMKKYHILGASFIIAFLWIGVLHLTEIQNVSTIFPLLLFLDATSMSILMIGVTMFFEKQEGSMKSLLVSPIHKLEYIAAKTSANIVSNLITLGILYAYALFFKDLDLNIIWLIFAVIFVSFFHSLLGFLFTYYSKDFTDLLMAMMKYAFVFIIPVLLEQVGLITNDFFVKLLYAIPTKASMILLNASIGAVETWEIVLSIIYLFVISSGVLIVVLKKHDEFALKESGV; encoded by the coding sequence ATGAGTAACTTTCTCATTTTATTCGGTGGAGAACTCCAGCGAATGAAAAAGTATCACATATTAGGTGCTAGCTTCATCATCGCCTTCCTATGGATCGGGGTTTTACACTTAACAGAAATTCAAAATGTTAGTACTATTTTTCCGTTACTATTATTCTTAGATGCTACGTCAATGTCAATTTTAATGATTGGCGTGACGATGTTTTTTGAGAAACAAGAAGGAAGTATGAAAAGCTTGCTAGTTTCACCAATCCATAAACTAGAATATATTGCAGCAAAAACAAGTGCAAACATCGTTTCAAATCTAATTACCTTAGGTATTTTGTATGCGTATGCTTTATTCTTTAAAGATCTGGATCTAAACATTATATGGCTTATTTTTGCAGTTATTTTCGTTTCCTTTTTTCATTCTTTATTAGGGTTCTTGTTTACGTATTATTCCAAAGATTTTACAGATTTACTGATGGCGATGATGAAGTATGCTTTTGTCTTTATCATACCGGTATTACTCGAACAAGTCGGCTTAATAACGAATGATTTCTTTGTAAAACTATTGTATGCAATTCCCACGAAGGCTTCGATGATCTTACTAAATGCTTCAATTGGGGCAGTTGAGACATGGGAGATTGTTCTTTCTATTATCTATTTGTTTGTCATTTCTAGTGGAGTATTGATTGTTGTTTTAAAAAAGCACGATGAATTTGCTCTAAAAGAAAGTGGTGTATAA
- a CDS encoding TetR/AcrR family transcriptional regulator, translated as MPTQTFFNLPVDKRERITSAAISEFAANSLNQASIARIIEASGISRGSFYQYFTDIKDLYKYIFEKVGQEKLVYIYEVVGKIEELNTFVFMKEIYKAGIRFASDHPKLAQMGNKFYKEETSVKNEIMEDIVEKSQQFYEGLLIKGIEKGDVDPNIDVKIASKLFYTMNLAVVDNFLAKTEHEHFLDDVEAYLQEVDKMLYMLEHGLKKKDY; from the coding sequence TTGCCAACACAAACATTTTTTAATTTACCTGTAGATAAGCGAGAGCGAATTACAAGTGCTGCTATCAGTGAATTTGCTGCTAATTCTCTTAATCAAGCCAGTATTGCTAGAATTATTGAAGCCTCGGGCATTTCGCGTGGCAGTTTTTATCAATATTTCACAGATATTAAGGATCTTTATAAGTACATCTTTGAAAAAGTAGGTCAAGAAAAGCTCGTCTATATATATGAAGTTGTTGGGAAAATTGAAGAATTGAATACTTTTGTGTTCATGAAAGAGATCTATAAAGCTGGAATTCGCTTTGCAAGTGATCATCCGAAATTAGCTCAAATGGGAAATAAGTTTTATAAGGAAGAAACGAGTGTCAAAAATGAAATCATGGAAGATATTGTTGAAAAGTCTCAGCAATTTTATGAAGGTTTATTAATAAAAGGCATTGAGAAAGGAGACGTGGATCCAAATATCGATGTCAAAATCGCCTCAAAGTTATTTTATACGATGAACCTAGCTGTCGTAGACAATTTTTTAGCTAAGACAGAACACGAGCACTTTCTTGATGATGTCGAAGCTTATTTACAGGAAGTAGACAAAATGCTTTACATGCTAGAGCATGGGCTAAAAAAGAAAGACTACTAA
- a CDS encoding ABC transporter ATP-binding protein, protein MFQVKDLSFKYPKNKENTIEKISFEIKEGEVFGLLGPSGVGKSTTQKILIKLLTNYQGEVLYKGQDLTSYGKEFYQEIGVGFEMPVHFSKLTANENLTFFKKLYKTSANTDELLQQVGLYEDRNKLVNEFSKGMKARLNFVRALINKPKILFLDEPTNGLDPKNARTIKAIIKQFQEEGGTVLLTTHLMNDVDELCDRVAFMANGKIAEIDTPKI, encoded by the coding sequence ATGTTCCAAGTAAAAGATTTAAGCTTTAAGTACCCAAAAAATAAAGAAAATACAATTGAAAAGATTAGTTTTGAAATTAAAGAGGGGGAAGTGTTTGGATTATTAGGACCAAGTGGTGTTGGCAAAAGTACGACGCAAAAAATTCTAATTAAACTGTTAACAAATTATCAGGGAGAGGTGCTTTACAAAGGCCAAGATCTTACTTCATATGGAAAAGAATTTTATCAGGAGATTGGCGTTGGGTTTGAGATGCCTGTTCATTTCTCTAAACTTACGGCAAATGAAAATTTAACATTCTTTAAAAAATTATACAAAACAAGTGCTAATACAGATGAACTTCTACAACAAGTTGGGTTATACGAAGATCGTAATAAACTTGTAAATGAGTTTTCAAAAGGAATGAAGGCAAGGTTAAATTTTGTAAGAGCATTAATAAATAAGCCTAAAATCCTTTTTTTAGATGAGCCAACAAATGGACTTGATCCAAAAAATGCGAGGACGATTAAAGCAATCATTAAACAATTCCAAGAAGAAGGCGGAACTGTTTTACTAACGACCCATTTAATGAATGATGTTGATGAGCTTTGTGATCGAGTTGCGTTTATGGCTAATGGGAAAATTGCGGAAATCGATACACCGAAAATTTAA
- a CDS encoding sensor histidine kinase, with product MSGIETFLINIFFISVFLLLVPLLIERSPKLLSVTQKKTIVTVSAGLGIISCMVFPITILEGFFFDLRWIPAIVGGLYGGVPASIILIAITLAFRILIGGGGIYPTIIMGVVVLVFLIILTKTFNESSRKKKLIIGSCFSLVIGIVVLVVLNSLFYISISPSLILVYLILTPSTTLLVIYIIEVIHETIILNEKLIKAEKMEVVSHLASSISHEVRNPLAVVRGFLQMMEQMNVSDEKRAEFLKISIAEIDRANDIIRNYLTFAKPSLENIEIMDIREELEKVVNMISPLANMNCVELKGKIDQSYFIKGEPQLIQQCLLNITKNCLEAMPDGGTLSIKTSQVHKELRIEITDSGQGMTEEQLSRIGEPYFTTKGREGTGLGMMTAIQIIKMMKGRINVKSKLKKGTTFYIFLPLVDKEFSEVAAAINSSEQQFTRDHSYIT from the coding sequence ATGAGCGGTATTGAAACATTTCTAATAAATATATTTTTTATCAGTGTATTCCTGTTACTCGTACCGTTACTTATAGAAAGATCGCCTAAGCTACTTTCAGTAACTCAGAAAAAAACGATCGTAACAGTTTCTGCTGGCTTAGGAATTATTAGTTGCATGGTATTTCCGATTACCATTCTTGAGGGATTTTTCTTTGATTTAAGGTGGATTCCTGCTATTGTGGGTGGTTTATACGGAGGGGTCCCAGCAAGTATTATTCTAATTGCAATTACGTTAGCTTTTAGGATTTTGATTGGTGGAGGAGGTATATATCCGACAATCATTATGGGTGTAGTTGTCTTAGTATTTCTCATAATTCTAACGAAGACTTTTAATGAGTCCTCAAGGAAGAAAAAATTGATTATTGGAAGTTGTTTTTCGTTAGTTATAGGCATAGTAGTTTTAGTGGTACTAAATTCTTTATTTTATATTTCAATAAGTCCATCGTTAATTTTAGTGTATTTAATTTTAACACCATCTACTACCTTACTCGTAATTTACATAATAGAGGTGATCCACGAAACGATTATCCTAAATGAAAAATTGATAAAGGCTGAAAAAATGGAGGTTGTAAGTCACTTGGCTTCTTCCATCTCTCATGAGGTTCGGAATCCTTTAGCTGTAGTGCGAGGCTTTCTACAAATGATGGAACAGATGAACGTGTCTGACGAAAAAAGAGCTGAATTTTTAAAGATATCGATAGCTGAGATCGATCGAGCAAACGATATTATTAGAAATTACCTAACCTTTGCAAAGCCTTCATTAGAAAATATTGAAATAATGGATATAAGAGAAGAATTAGAGAAAGTTGTAAATATGATTTCACCGTTGGCTAACATGAACTGCGTTGAACTAAAAGGTAAGATTGATCAATCTTATTTCATTAAAGGAGAACCACAACTAATTCAACAATGTTTACTAAACATTACAAAAAACTGCTTAGAAGCCATGCCTGATGGCGGAACACTTTCTATTAAAACTTCACAGGTTCATAAGGAACTTAGAATTGAAATAACTGATAGTGGGCAAGGAATGACTGAGGAGCAACTCTCTCGAATAGGAGAACCATACTTTACAACGAAGGGCCGTGAGGGAACAGGCCTCGGTATGATGACAGCAATACAAATTATAAAAATGATGAAGGGCAGGATAAATGTTAAAAGTAAACTGAAAAAAGGAACTACTTTCTATATATTTTTACCTTTAGTAGATAAAGAATTTAGTGAAGTAGCAGCAGCAATTAATTCAAGTGAACAACAGTTTACTAGGGACCACTCGTACATTACATAA